In one window of Helianthus annuus cultivar XRQ/B chromosome 17, HanXRQr2.0-SUNRISE, whole genome shotgun sequence DNA:
- the LOC110922134 gene encoding F-box/FBD/LRR-repeat protein At5g56420 produces MDSSHGKKRMNVEDDDRLSSLQDELIHKILSFIGIKHAIQTSVLSSRWRFIWTSMPYLNFSWDDFYELPKFSEFVTRVLSGRNNQTEVSSVKLSNLCGTDSDVIAEQIMKYAFSHNIQQLDVACLPRNNVEFPPFLFSSRSLKHLSLTKENFTAFERRRSCSYVFKATSTWELPVLTTLYLDGVTLCCDDNTDKCIGFFSKCANLKNLTLKSCYTEGFKGLSICLPLLSNLTVEDVYGSVEDYNIVAPELKNLNMSGVFTQDRQYLISAPALVSLLYKGFYDLSLSTDDFPSLEKADICVSYPRDARKALRLLQQLHNVKFLTLNLEIVELLNKSVDLMSYQPSPFVNLKSLKIHPVRELSEVREHNRGKMYAEVKSYLLDGSTGATLIMVSREDIRAIKNTKFAQEFVSELWEMLEQEKARIEAKMTKTREQGRPHFSEHIYKCNDMCWEYTSVQVKEGKEKTSDIISMLQNIKGLLAKLPASNQATIQPSFSTLCAEAAIVTNKITECIKMDCDENQKRLNVCLHELATTLQPSS; encoded by the exons ATGGATTCTAGCcatggtaaaaagagaatgaatGTAGAAGACGACGATAGACTAAGCAGCTTGCAAGATGAGCTTATCCATAAAATTCTTTCTTTTATTGGTATCAAACATGCTATTCAAACGAGTGTTTTGTCTTCGAGATGGAGGTTTATTTGGACTTCAATGCCTTATCTCAATTTCTCATGGGACGATTTCTATGAGTTACCCAAGTTCTCCGAATTTGTCACTCGTGTTCTCTCTGGCCGCAATAATCAAACAGAAGTGTCTTCAGTCAAGCTTAGTAATTTGTGTGGAACGGATAGCGATGTGATTGCCGAACAAATCATGAAGTATGCATTCTCTCACAATATCCAACAACTGGATGTTGCATGCTTGCCTCGGAATAATGTTGAATTCCCTCCTTTTCTCTTTAGTTCTCGGTCTCTTAAACATCTTAGTTTGACAAAGGAAAATTTCACAGCATTCGAAAGGAGACGTTCTTGTTCATATGTGTTTAAAGCAACATCTACTTGGGAGCTCCCTGTCTTAACAACACTGTATCTCGATGGTGTCACTTTGTGTTGCGATGACAATACTGATAAGTGCATTGGTTTTTTCTCCAAGTGTGCAAACTTGAAGAATCTTACCTTAAAAAGTTGCTATACGGAGGGATTTAAGGGTTTAAGTATATGTCTTCCTCTACTTTCCAATCTTACAGTTGAAGATGTTTATGGTAGTGTGGAGGATTACAATATTGTTGCACCTGAACTCAAGAACCTCAATATGAGTGGTGTCTTTACGCAAGACCGTCAGTATCTGATTTCTGCGCCCGCCCTTGTATCCTTGCTTTATAAAGGGTTTTATGATTTGTCACTTTCTACAGACGATTTCCCCTCTTTGGAGAAGGCGGATATTTGTGTATCTTATCCAAGAGATGCTCGTAAAGCTCTACGACTGCTTCAACAACTTCACAATGTCAAGTTTCTTACACTTAACTTGGAAATTGTTGAG CTTCTAAATAAATCCGTGGATTTAATGTCGTATCAACCTTCTCCGTTTGTTAACTTAAAGAGTTTAAAGATTCATCCTGTAAGAGAACTTTCAGAAGTTCGAGAACACAATAGAGGAAAGATGTATGCAGAAGTCAAAAGCTATTTGCTAGATGGTTCTACAGGTGCCACCTTAATAATGGTGTCACGTGAG GATATTAGAGCTATTAAAAACACCAAGTTTGCACAAGAATTTGTTTCAGAGTTATGGGAAATGTTGGAGCAGGAGAAAGCTAGAATAGAGGCCAAAATGACAAAGACGCGTGAGCAAGGGAGGCCACATTTTAGTGAACATATCTATAAGTGTAACGATATGTGTTGGGAATATACGAGTGTGCAGGTTAAAGAAGGGAAAGAAAAGACTTCTGACATTATCTCAATGTTGCAAAATATTAAAGGATTACTGGCAAAGCTGCCTGCATCAAACCAGGCTACCATTCAACCATCTTTTTCTACTTTGTGTGCTGAGGCCGCCATTGTGACGAATAAAATAACAGAATGCATAAAGATGGACTGTGATGAGAATCAAAAGCGTTTAAATGTGTGCTTGCATGAACTTGCTACCACGTTGCAGCCGTCTTCTTAG